From the genome of Gemmatimonas phototrophica, one region includes:
- a CDS encoding aminotransferase class V-fold PLP-dependent enzyme, producing the protein MHKRDFLRTVGGATLGLLLPPAQLRALATLTPGELARRDDFWTALRGQYKVPAEFIHLEHGYYSMQSQPVLEKYVQHIRDVNALSSRYMRTVQVPNKARVQARLAALAGCTPQELIITRNTTESLDTVISGFDWKPGDEAVMAVHDYGAMLDQFKLMERRWGIVNKRVTVPIDPQSDDEVVQVYANAITPRTKLLMVCHLINITGHVLPVRKICDMAHARGVPVMVDGAHAFAQLDFRIPDLDCDFYGASLHKWLGTPLGAGILYVKPGSVEKLWPLYGDEGFAANDIRKLNHTGTHPVHTDLAIEDAIAFHEAIGIQRKQERLRWLQQYWTTKVRGKKGINLFTPSDPARTGAIANVGIVGMKPGDLATALMERYKIFTVAINTAGVAGVRITPQLFTTTQELDALVNALTALAG; encoded by the coding sequence ATGCACAAGCGCGACTTTCTCCGCACCGTTGGCGGCGCCACCCTGGGGCTCCTGCTTCCCCCAGCTCAGCTCCGGGCACTGGCGACCCTGACGCCGGGGGAGCTGGCTCGGCGGGACGACTTCTGGACCGCACTGCGGGGGCAATACAAGGTGCCCGCCGAGTTCATTCACCTGGAGCACGGCTACTATTCCATGCAGTCGCAGCCGGTGCTGGAGAAGTACGTGCAGCACATCCGGGATGTGAACGCCCTCAGTTCGCGCTACATGCGCACGGTGCAGGTACCCAACAAGGCCCGCGTGCAGGCCCGGCTGGCCGCGCTGGCAGGGTGTACGCCGCAGGAGCTGATCATCACCCGCAATACCACCGAGTCACTGGATACGGTGATTTCGGGCTTTGATTGGAAGCCGGGCGACGAAGCGGTGATGGCGGTGCACGACTATGGCGCCATGCTCGATCAGTTCAAGCTTATGGAGCGACGCTGGGGCATCGTGAACAAACGCGTGACGGTCCCGATAGACCCGCAGAGCGACGACGAGGTCGTGCAGGTGTACGCCAACGCCATCACGCCGCGCACCAAGCTGCTCATGGTGTGCCACCTCATCAACATCACGGGGCACGTGCTGCCGGTGCGCAAGATCTGCGATATGGCACACGCGCGCGGGGTGCCGGTCATGGTGGACGGGGCGCATGCGTTTGCGCAGCTCGATTTCCGTATTCCCGATCTCGACTGTGATTTCTACGGCGCCAGCCTGCACAAATGGCTGGGCACGCCACTAGGTGCCGGCATTCTGTACGTGAAGCCGGGATCGGTAGAGAAGTTGTGGCCGCTGTACGGCGACGAAGGCTTTGCCGCCAACGACATCCGCAAGCTCAATCACACCGGCACGCACCCGGTGCACACCGACCTCGCCATTGAAGACGCCATTGCCTTTCACGAGGCCATTGGCATTCAGCGCAAACAGGAACGGTTACGCTGGTTGCAGCAGTACTGGACGACCAAGGTACGCGGCAAGAAGGGGATCAATCTCTTCACGCCCAGCGATCCCGCCCGCACCGGCGCCATTGCCAACGTGGGGATCGTGGGGATGAAGCCAGGCGATCTCGCCACGGCGCTCATGGAGCGCTACAAGATTTTCACGGTGGCGATCAACACCGCCGGGGTGGCCGGCGTGCGTATCACGCCGCAGCTGTTCACCACCACGCAGGAACTCGATGCACTGGTGAACGCGCTGACCGCGCTGGCCGGGTAG
- the purH gene encoding bifunctional phosphoribosylaminoimidazolecarboxamide formyltransferase/IMP cyclohydrolase: MRALLSVSDKSGLVPFAQGLAAKGVELVSTGGTARTLREAGLAVKDISEITGFPEMLDGRVKTLHPVVHGGLLARRDLPEHMEAIKAHNIGTIDLVVVNLYPFRQTAAKPGVHPEEVIENIDIGGPSMLRSAAKNFESVWVIVDPSDYTTVLDIVNAGGDDLAFRRLLAEKVYAHTSAYDSAIATWFAQQRGEPFPPTLPLAFEKQQSLRYGENPQQRAAFYVEKPGAGLGALVQKGGKELSFNNLLDLEGALLAIEPFGAQPACAIIKHTTPCGLATGSDALDAYKKALACDPVSAFGSVIAFSVPVDIAAAEAISSLFVECIVAPSFAEEAVEILGRKKNLRVLEGKASWPAHGMDYKRVRGGLLVQDRAPSPTDPQQWNVVSSRQPTPEEQRDLLFAWKSVASVKSNAIVLARNGATIGIGAGQMSRVDASFVAVHKATTLGHDTKGASLGSDAFFPFRDGIDQAAAAGVTAIVQPGGSVRDEEVIAAANEHGIAMVFTGERLFRH, from the coding sequence ATGCGCGCTCTGCTGTCGGTCTCCGATAAATCCGGCCTCGTCCCGTTTGCTCAGGGACTGGCGGCCAAAGGCGTTGAACTGGTCTCCACCGGTGGTACGGCGCGCACTCTGCGTGAGGCTGGGCTGGCCGTGAAAGACATCAGTGAGATCACCGGCTTTCCGGAAATGCTCGATGGGCGCGTGAAAACGCTGCACCCGGTGGTGCACGGTGGCCTGCTGGCGCGCCGCGATCTGCCGGAGCACATGGAGGCGATCAAGGCGCACAACATCGGCACCATCGATCTCGTGGTGGTGAATCTCTATCCCTTCCGGCAAACGGCGGCCAAGCCGGGGGTGCATCCGGAAGAGGTGATTGAAAACATCGACATTGGCGGCCCGTCCATGCTGCGCTCGGCGGCCAAGAACTTCGAGTCGGTGTGGGTCATTGTTGATCCGAGTGACTACACCACCGTGCTCGACATCGTGAATGCCGGCGGCGATGATCTGGCCTTCCGTCGCCTGCTCGCCGAAAAGGTGTACGCCCACACCAGCGCCTACGACTCGGCCATTGCCACCTGGTTCGCCCAGCAGCGTGGCGAACCGTTTCCCCCCACGTTACCGCTGGCGTTCGAGAAGCAGCAGTCGCTGCGTTACGGTGAAAATCCGCAGCAGCGGGCCGCGTTCTACGTGGAAAAGCCCGGCGCCGGACTGGGCGCGCTGGTGCAGAAGGGAGGCAAGGAGCTCTCCTTCAACAACCTGCTCGACCTTGAAGGCGCGCTGCTGGCCATTGAACCGTTCGGCGCGCAGCCGGCGTGTGCGATTATCAAGCACACCACCCCCTGTGGTCTTGCCACCGGGAGCGATGCGTTGGATGCCTACAAGAAGGCGCTGGCCTGTGACCCGGTGAGCGCCTTTGGCAGCGTCATCGCGTTCTCGGTGCCGGTGGATATTGCGGCGGCCGAAGCGATCTCCAGCCTGTTCGTGGAGTGCATCGTGGCGCCGTCGTTTGCCGAAGAAGCGGTGGAAATTCTGGGGCGCAAGAAGAACCTGCGCGTGCTCGAGGGCAAAGCCAGCTGGCCGGCCCACGGCATGGACTACAAGCGCGTGCGCGGTGGCCTGCTGGTGCAGGATCGGGCGCCGTCGCCCACCGACCCCCAGCAGTGGAACGTCGTGTCGTCACGACAGCCCACGCCGGAAGAGCAGCGCGATCTGCTCTTCGCGTGGAAGAGTGTGGCGAGTGTGAAGAGCAACGCCATCGTGCTGGCGCGCAACGGCGCCACGATCGGTATTGGCGCCGGGCAGATGAGCCGTGTGGATGCCAGCTTCGTAGCGGTGCACAAGGCCACCACGTTGGGGCACGACACCAAGGGGGCGTCGCTGGGGTCGGATGCGTTCTTCCCCTTCCGCGACGGCATTGATCAGGCGGCGGCGGCCGGTGTCACGGCCATTGTGCAGCCAGGCGGTTCTGTGCGCGACGAAGAAGTGATTGCCGCTGCGAACGAGCATGGCATTGCCATGGTGTTCACGGGCGAGCGGTTGTTCCGCCACTAA
- the purN gene encoding phosphoribosylglycinamide formyltransferase, translating to MTTDRETSPAPLPVPVRSRIAVLASGGGSNLQTLLDHFAGPASHMGDIVWVGSDKPTAGAMTRAQAAGVATGVIANPADGGAIIAQLDAAGADLLVLAGYLRLIPEAVVRAFQGRLLNIHPALLPAFGGPGMYGMRIHSAVIEHGALVTGATVHFVDEHYDRGPIIAQWPVPVLPGDTPAMLAARVLRVEHRLFPLCVAAVASGAIVLGDDGRVHGHLDVPVGLAAPEWRFGLVADVANDAPLFATDVARLFPR from the coding sequence ATGACCACCGACCGTGAGACGTCCCCTGCCCCGTTGCCTGTGCCGGTGCGCTCGCGCATTGCCGTGCTGGCCTCTGGTGGCGGGTCCAACCTGCAGACGCTCCTTGATCACTTTGCCGGCCCCGCGTCGCATATGGGCGACATTGTGTGGGTGGGATCGGACAAGCCAACCGCCGGCGCCATGACCCGCGCCCAAGCGGCGGGAGTGGCCACCGGCGTGATTGCGAATCCGGCCGACGGCGGCGCCATCATTGCGCAACTGGATGCTGCGGGCGCCGATCTCCTGGTCTTGGCCGGATATCTCAGGCTCATCCCGGAAGCGGTCGTACGCGCCTTTCAGGGCCGACTGCTGAACATTCATCCGGCACTGCTGCCGGCGTTTGGCGGGCCGGGCATGTACGGCATGCGCATTCATTCGGCGGTCATCGAGCACGGTGCGCTGGTGACCGGCGCAACGGTGCACTTCGTGGATGAGCACTACGATCGTGGGCCCATCATTGCCCAGTGGCCGGTTCCGGTGCTGCCCGGTGATACGCCCGCCATGCTGGCTGCGCGCGTTCTGCGCGTGGAACATCGGCTCTTCCCGCTCTGTGTGGCCGCCGTGGCCAGCGGGGCCATTGTGCTGGGCGACGACGGCCGCGTGCACGGGCACCTCGATGTTCCGGTAGGGTTGGCGGCGCCGGAATGGCGATTTGGCCTGGTGGCTGATGTCGCCAACGATGCGCCACTGTTTGCAACCGATGTGGCCCGTCTGTTTCCGCGGTAA
- a CDS encoding D-glycero-alpha-D-manno-heptose-1,7-bisphosphate 7-phosphatase: protein MAAEPSRGALFIDRDGTIIADAHYLADPSGVRLLRDAVAAVSLANRAQVPVVIVTNQSGIARGLITEAQYQAVRDRTVALLQAGGAEVLTTYHCPHLAELTGACNCRKPALGMYEQASREHGFDLAQSAYIGDRWRDAQPALATGGLGILVPGAETPASDVDTAHRSTAPNIAVSHTLLDAVMLALTRLGVGDLPEHDARQNQFSNHHSSHRS from the coding sequence GTGGCCGCTGAGCCGTCTCGCGGGGCCCTGTTCATCGACCGCGACGGCACCATCATTGCCGACGCGCATTATCTCGCCGACCCGTCGGGCGTGCGACTGCTGCGCGATGCGGTAGCGGCCGTCTCTCTGGCTAATCGCGCGCAGGTCCCGGTCGTCATCGTCACCAATCAGTCAGGCATTGCCCGCGGCTTGATCACCGAAGCGCAGTACCAAGCGGTGCGAGACCGCACGGTGGCGTTGCTGCAGGCCGGGGGGGCCGAGGTCCTGACGACGTATCACTGCCCACACCTGGCCGAGCTGACCGGAGCCTGCAATTGCAGAAAGCCGGCGCTCGGCATGTATGAGCAAGCGTCGCGCGAACACGGGTTCGATCTCGCGCAGAGTGCCTACATTGGCGACCGCTGGCGTGATGCGCAGCCAGCGCTCGCGACCGGTGGGTTGGGCATTCTGGTGCCCGGGGCGGAAACGCCTGCCAGCGACGTGGATACCGCGCATCGCAGCACCGCCCCGAACATCGCGGTGAGCCATACACTGCTGGACGCCGTCATGTTGGCCCTGACCCGCCTTGGGGTGGGTGACCTGCCCGAGCACGACGCTCGGCAGAACCAGTTCTCGAACCACCACTCGAGCCATCGGTCATGA
- a CDS encoding Ig-like domain-containing protein → MSAPDSSRRPMAAMRRLLLFGAVLAAGTACANQSLPPGGPEDFAPPLVVKITPENKSVTGKPGEVTIRFDEVISETPKGARDLSELVFISPKSGEARVDWDRTSIQIRPAKGWRQNTVYTVQIKPGLQDLYNNALDTALSVVFSTGLPIPETRIKGVAFDWTEGRGLKGAVIEAVSADTSLVYQVVADSAGRYDLRNIPIGPYLLRAYGDRNNNKDLEPLEIWDSLRVTLTGYAEAEFYTFARDTVGLRIQQIEPLDSNRVLKVTFDKPYALDQFFVPDGVRLMRAPDSVRMGASLVQTAPQKKQLDSLNAKRKADSLSAEAAKKDTLSAEQRARRDSLVLVRRADSVAAADRAKREAARQAARLRGGRVAPPDTLPLPKMNRPQVYKEAYITLDSALTPGKTYRLQMTGVISLNSIVKAPARNFTIPKPKVDSIAGDSTAAKRDPGKRDSVKRDTVNRGR, encoded by the coding sequence GGGCGGTGCTGGCGGCGGGGACCGCGTGCGCCAACCAGTCATTGCCTCCGGGCGGTCCCGAAGATTTTGCCCCGCCGCTCGTGGTCAAGATTACGCCGGAGAACAAATCGGTTACGGGCAAACCCGGCGAGGTCACCATCCGGTTTGACGAGGTGATCAGCGAAACACCCAAGGGTGCTCGGGATCTGTCGGAGCTGGTGTTCATCAGCCCCAAAAGCGGTGAGGCCCGGGTGGACTGGGACCGCACCAGCATCCAGATCCGACCGGCCAAGGGGTGGCGCCAGAATACGGTGTACACCGTGCAGATCAAGCCGGGGCTGCAGGACCTCTACAACAATGCGCTCGACACCGCGTTGAGCGTGGTGTTCTCCACGGGGCTCCCTATTCCGGAGACCCGGATCAAGGGGGTGGCCTTTGACTGGACCGAAGGTCGTGGGCTCAAAGGCGCCGTGATTGAAGCGGTGTCGGCCGACACGTCGTTGGTGTATCAGGTCGTGGCCGATTCGGCTGGGCGGTACGATTTGCGCAACATCCCTATTGGCCCGTATCTGCTGCGCGCCTATGGTGATCGCAACAACAACAAGGACCTCGAGCCGCTCGAAATCTGGGACTCGCTCCGGGTCACGCTCACGGGGTACGCGGAGGCGGAGTTCTATACCTTTGCCCGCGACACGGTGGGGTTGCGCATCCAGCAAATCGAACCGCTCGACAGCAACCGCGTGCTGAAAGTGACGTTCGACAAGCCGTATGCGCTGGACCAGTTCTTCGTACCTGACGGGGTGCGGCTCATGCGCGCGCCGGACTCGGTGCGCATGGGGGCCTCGTTGGTGCAAACGGCACCGCAGAAGAAGCAGCTCGATTCCCTGAACGCCAAACGCAAGGCCGATTCGCTGTCGGCGGAAGCGGCCAAGAAGGACACGCTGTCGGCCGAACAGCGCGCCCGCCGCGATTCGCTGGTGCTGGTGCGCCGCGCCGACAGTGTGGCCGCGGCCGATCGGGCCAAGCGGGAAGCCGCGCGTCAGGCGGCGCGCCTGCGTGGCGGCCGAGTGGCTCCGCCGGATACGCTGCCACTTCCCAAGATGAACCGGCCGCAGGTGTACAAGGAAGCGTACATCACGCTCGACAGCGCGCTCACCCCCGGGAAAACGTACCGGTTGCAGATGACCGGCGTGATCAGCCTGAACAGCATCGTGAAAGCGCCCGCCCGCAATTTCACGATTCCCAAACCGAAGGTCGACAGCATCGCCGGCGACAGTACCGCCGCGAAACGTGACCCGGGGAAACGGGACTCGGTAAAGCGTGATACGGTGAACCGTGGCCGCTGA